aatgTCTGAATCTCAGGCACCAGAGAGAGGGATTTGTTGCTATACCTAAAACAGCGAAGCAAGAACCAAAATTTAGATATCAGACACTGAGTTTAACCACCCACCGCTGAATCTTACTCAGAAATGAAATGAATCGCAAATCCAATTTCCCTCCCTGGCTCAGTCTGGCGGAAGCGGAAGCAGTGGCGGTGGTGGCCGCTGCGAGAAATGAAACCCTTAGCCGGCGGCGAGAAGGATAAGGATCGTCGGAGAACGCCGGCGGAGCCGTGCTTGGGTTTGGTCACCGACGGGATTGGGTGAGCGCCGAGGATTGTGCTGGTGGTATTTCAATTAGTTTCCCCGTGTTGAAATCATTATCACTTGGCATTTTTTTGGCAGAAATTTTCGGGTGTTTACTTTCCATTTGAAACACGaaatctaaaattaaaaaatattaaaaaaagattAAGTACCTAATTGATCCCAAACATTTCAAATAAGTACCCAATCTAAACTTATTAGAGATGTCACATTCATTATGGCCACTTAATTTGTCTTTTAAATATACACGTGGCAACAATGGATGCCACTTTTTAGCTTAACTAGgcaccaaaataataataaaataacttcaaaaaagatataaaaatgaataaataaaaatttcccaaatataaccagaaaataaaaatgaaaaacgaaAAATAACAAGCCTCCACTACCTCCAAGCTCAACGTATGACCACCAAAACCCCAACCTAACCTTTAtattcaaaacacaaaaacatgaTACAAACATTCATCTGTTTATTTTACCAAATCAAGTTGAGAGGTTTGGCCTGGGCTCGCCACGTTGTGGTAGTTGACGGACTGGTGTCGGCCACCACGGAAGCACAAATGGAAACAGGTGCAAACAACACCTTTGACATCTCTCTTGTACGAGTATTGCACCTGATAACGTCTTTCTTGTTCCAGTCTCTGGTACTATCTATAACCAGATAcaccaaatcctcattattcGGGTCGAAAACAACCGCTCTAATATGATTTATATTTGGACTAATCACAACCATTTCTTCATCCCCCAAGTATACGCTCTTATAACGTCTCACACACAAACTGCCTGCTCCACCGTGGATCATGACCGTCTGATCACCTTCCTTTGCTTCATACACCTCCCAAATAGACAGAGTGCGAGTAGGAGAGTCGTACACGCACATCCGCGGACGCCCGTCAAGCGTAACTAGGGAATCCATTAAACCGGAATCCCACTCGCCACACTCACTGAAAAAGCATTTATAATGAGTTCTAGTATTATCACTGTTGTCGATCATGAACGGATCAAACCCAATAAGAAACTCTCCTCCACCGCCCAGCCAATACATCATTTTGTTGGAAGCAACGCCAATACTCTCTCTACACAGGTCTCCTACCGCGATGGCGGATGGGGATGACAAAACGAACTCCCTCCATTCACCGGTCTCCGAAAAGAAGATCTGTGCTTCGATTTCGCAGGAAACTacatcatcatcgtcatcatcatcaacacGAGGGTCAATTAATCTCACAACCCTGAACTTGTACTCCGCATTAAGCTGGATGATGTCCCCTTGCTGATCATCTTTCTTATAGTCATAGAAGGGAAGATCGCAGGTGAACCCCACCGTTACATAACTGTAGACTTGAGGTGGGggaggaagaggaacccacTGGACTGTGTGTGGATTGCAGATGTAGTAATCGCGCTGACTATACTCGCTTGCGCAGCACAAAACTAAGTCGTTGTAGGCACCTACCACAATTGGCTCTTGTTTCAAACCGTGGATGCTCACAAGCCCTTTGAACAACTGAGCTAGGGGCCTAGAGGATGGTGAAACTCTACTAAGGAATTCCTCCCCTTGTATGCTTATGGCAGAACCTGTTGGCTTTTTCTTACGATTCCTTTGAACACATAGAAAAAGGCGGATAAAATGAGGATCTGATAGGAGACTGCACCAACGCTTGGAAACAAGCTTGCATTGAGAAACGGACTTAAAACAAGGGAGTCTACAAAGGATTTCAACCAATAATGACTCTGGCAGATGATCAATATTATTGTCCCGCAATATTGATGATGTCCTTTTCAATCTTATTGGGGGAAGAATATTAGCATAGGCCGGTACTGCTCTAGGAGATAACTGGGTTGTTCTACTGCAGACTCCATCAGTGGCAATTGTACCATTAAGATCTCTCATGGAGACCGGCAAAATCGAAGTCAATTTGCTTGGTGTAGGCGTTTTTACCTGGACAAGACTTATGCATGTTATTTTAACTCTACATAAAAAAAGGTTGCcataaacacattttttttatcaagaaaaaacaaaaagatacaGTACTATGCTATGGAGAAGGATCGTTACCTAACAAAGGAGCGAAATTTCAATCGGCTGCACAATTCACAACCTTGCATCTCGAATGTCGTGTGTGGATTTGAAATCACCGAAACACATTAATAGGCAAGGCAAAAGAACACGACGACTGCAAAAACACCAGAAGTGTgaaacaaaaaagcaaaagcCAAAAAGAAGAGCCGAACAGGCAAAATTGTCCTAAAGTTGGACTTGCTCAAGCCTCTTGAggcatatatatttaaaattctttaattaTTAAAGGGGGCACATATCAATACGACGGAAGGAAAACTTGggtgaaaataataataacaataacaGGAACAGACACTTAAAAGTTTCCTACATACAAACTAGATGCTAATTCATCCACAACTGCACCATACGCTAGAAGCCAGCTGGTCAGGGGCGATTGGTCCAACCTCAGCTTTCAAGGCAAATACAAGTGCAAGCACACTACCTAGCCTGCAGCTATTCCTCCACCATGGTAAGCTAGGTGGTAACGCAAAACAGGTAGGGAAAAGACATTTGAAGAGGAAAACAAGAAATATGATACTTTTCATGATTTCTAAACACTTAATAATTTGATCCTTAAGCTTTTAAATGAAACTGCATAAAAAGAGTAGTGGCTTTGTGCTGACAAAGTACAGACAAAAGGATTTTACCTAACAAAGCCAGCCAATATTAGATCAGGCAACCAATGAATCTGAATCTGACTCGGCAGTGTAACTTTTATTCCCTCCTCTGAAACATATTCACAATCTGGCCGCCGgatgtgaagaaggaaaaaaaaaacaccccaTAGTACTGCAAGTTCATTTCAATCCAAAACTTGCACTCTGAGTAATCGCAATTTTTCATGACATTAGGAGAGAGAACAAAGCCAGAAATCACTTTGTTCTAATAACTGGAAATATTAAAGAGCATAGGAAATGAGGTAATATTATCTCCCAGACAGTCGTCCTCCCATAATCTAATACCTTCACCATTGCCCAGGACAAACTCGCAACAGCTCGAAAAAGAAGGGTAATTGGAAGACATGTCTTTCCAAGGATTCCATGTGGAACCTCCCATAACAATCCTGGTGCCCCACCTATTAACCATCCCGTATTTACTCCGAATCACAGCATACCAAAGGGATAGGAAAGAGAGGATTTTACCTAACAAAAGGGTAGTACAAGATCAGCACACCACTGACTTTGACACTGAAGTGCTCAAATAGTATCAAAAGGCAAAATAGAGAGCCTCTTATTTATTTCAACTGCATGGGGGGTGATGAAACATGTTAAGCATACAAGAAGCGAGAAATGGCACTGGAACagataaaaaccaaaaaccatggTTTTCTGCATCTACAAACCTGACAAAGAGGGTAGCACTATATCAGGAAATCGCTGATTTTGACACTGCTGCGTATATAGCATCAGAAGGCAAATGCAAGAGTCTCTATATGTTACAACCTGCAACAGGGGAACTGAGACATGTTAGTAATAAGCAGAGACAAGACACGAGAAATAGCACCGGAaaagatcaaatccaaaaaccTTGTATAATTGAATCTACAAAAGACTCGGAGATGGATTTTATTTTTACCTGACAATGAGGGTAGCACTAGATCAGGAAACCGCTGATCTTGACACTTGTGCTTCATAAATACCATCAAAGGCAAAAGCAAGAGCCCCTATATTTACAACCTGCAACAGGCGAAATGAAACATTTTAGTAATAAGAGAAACAAGACACTAGAGAAATAGCTCCGGAAAAAATAAAAGCCAAAAACCATGGTGTTCTGCATCTACAAACAACTGAGAGATGGATACAACTTTTACCTTATAAAGAGAGTAGCACTAGATTAGGAAATTGCTGGTTTTGATACCGGCGGGTTCATAAATAGCATCAAAAGGAAAAAAGCAAGAGTCCCTATATATTACAACCTGCAACGGGAGAATGAAACATTTTAGTAATAAGCAGAACAAGACAGTAGAGAAATAGCACCGGAAAAGATAAAGGCCAAAAACGATGGTTTTCTGCATCTACAAACGACTGAGAGATGGATTTTATTTTTACCAGACAGAGAGTAGCACTAGATCAGGAAATTGCTGACTTTGACACTGGTGTGTTCATAAATAGCatcaaaagaaggaaaatgTTACAACCTACAACGGGGGAATGAAACATTTTGGTAATAAGCAGAGACAAGACAGTAGAGAAATAGCACCGGAAAAGATAAAGGCCAAAAATGATGGTTTTCTGCATCTACAAACGACTGAGagatggtttttatttttaccagACAAAGAGAGTAGCACTAGATCAGGAAATCACTGACTTTGACACTGGTGTGTTCATAAATAgcatcaaaagcaaaagcaagagtCCTTATATATTACAACCTGCAACGGGGGAAATGAAACATTTTAGTAATGAGCAAAGAAAATACAATAGATGGTAGAAAAAGCACCGGAAAAGATAGAAGCCAAAAATCTTGGTTTTCTGCATCTACAAAGTATGAACGACTGAGAGATGGATATAATTTTTACCCGACAAAGAGGGTAGCACTAGATCAGGAAATTGCTGATTTCGAGACTGGTGTGTTTATAAATAGCATCCAAAGGAAAAAGCAAGAGGCCTTATGGACTTTCAACTGCCCCAAAAATGAAACATGTTAAACATAAGACAAGATAAGACAGAAGGAAAAGGGCACCGGAAGGAAAAGATGAAACCTAAAATGTTCTGATCCATAAAAGACTGAGAAGGAATTTACCTGACAACGCGGGCAGAATTAGATCAGGAAACCTCTGATTTGAACTTAGGTGCTCGTAAACAGGACCAAAGGAAAAGGCAAGAGCTTATTTATCTTCGAACCTAGGCACTGGGACATCTGGGTTTCCAATTGCAGTACGAAATGAAATATTATGTTTGTTAAGAATTAgcaaagacaaagagaaagaaacaGCAGGGAAAAAGGTAAAACTAAAACTAGAGCCCGTCCAATCCATCTAAATAAAAGACACATTTCAAGGAAAATATTGTCTCAAAGATTGTTGTTGCTTTTTAATGAATTCTTCATATATGCACATGAAAAACAAGTGCACCAGATTAATGTAGCATGTTGataatgtatgtgtgtgtgtgtgtgcgtgtgcgcACGCGCGCGTATGTGTATATGCGAAGCTAAAACAGAATACCCACTGCACCACACCGGCCAATGTAAGCCAGCATGCATGCATTCATTCAGTAACTAGGATGATGTtgtttgaatgaggatttggaATCACCAACTGACAACTGCACTGGAAATGACGCATAGCATCATCCTAGTTAATAATAATGACAGAACAAAACACAATTTGAGTAATTGCTCGAGCAGGTCTGTCTGTCTTTCAGTCTGTCATGGTAACTTATTGAAAAATTCTTACTTGAATTAAGCCACCCTTTATAAAAACTTAGATCAGAATCTAACATCACCACGAAAGCAAGAGGCTTTATTTGTTTGTTGgtgaaataaattcaaaaagcaCACAAAAACTCTTGAATAAATAACAAGTCTAGTGCTTtttaatcaaatcaaatcaattcaattcaattcaattcaattcagtTCAGTTCAATTCAGTTcagttcaattcaattcataaaatcaaataaaattaatgtATGAATCTTAAGCACCCATGAATCTCAAGCACCAGCAATTCATAAAATCAAATGAATTCATGTATGAATCTTAAGCACCCATGAATCTCAAGCACCAGAGAGAGGGATTTGTTGCTATAcctaaaaagcaaagaaaaaaaaccaaaaatttagATATCAGGCATTGAGTTTAACCACCCACCGCTGAATCTGACTCAGAAATGAAATGAATCGCAAATCCAATTTCCCTCCCTGGCTCAGTCTCTCGGAAGCGGAAGCGGTGGCGGTGGTGGCCGCTAGGAGAAATGAAACCCTTAGCCGGCGGCGAGAAGGATAAGAATCGTCGGGAAACGCCAGCGGAGCCGTGCTTCGGTTTGGTCACCGACGGGATTGGGTGAGCGCCGAGGATTGTGccattggttttcaattttttcccttaattttttgagtaaattgtacaaatggtccctcaattttaatcaaattggagcaatggtccctcaactaaaaatccattaccattggtccctcaacttatcaaaatgtgtagctatagtcctttttatcaattttgtcaaaattttgtcaaaataagctaggttggaatgaccatttatataattagggttcattaactcatcaaagtgtataattatggttctttttgtcaactatgtcaaaaaatttgtcaaaacaagttatattggaaggaccattgctacaagtgggttaaagttaaaggaccatttctccacttgaattaaagttcagggaccaatggtaatggatttttagttgagggaccatagctgcacgttttgataagttgagggaccaaaggtaatggatttttagttgagggaccattgctccaatttgattaaagttgagggaccatttgtacaatttactctaatttTTTAAGCGCAACGCCATTAGCTTCCACGTGTTGAAACCATTATCACTTGGCTGTTTTTTGGCAGACTTTTTCGGGTGTTAactttccattttattttttccgAACGATAATATTTACATTAGGAGGGAGAAAATATAGTTGGTGGGCTAAATCTCATAACGAATTAttaataatatgatttaaaatCGTTTATAGAGagaattgaacaaaaaaaaaattatttaagcaAAGATGAATATCATTGAACCGTCGTACTAAATGACAACATTCATTTGAAACACAAGAAATctaaaattaaaacttattaCAAAAAGATTAAGTACCTAA
This is a stretch of genomic DNA from Malus domestica chromosome 02, GDT2T_hap1. It encodes these proteins:
- the LOC103406692 gene encoding uncharacterized protein isoform X3, with the translated sequence MRDLNGTIATDGVCSRTTQLSPRAVPAYANILPPIRLKRTSSILRDNNIDHLPESLLVEILCRLPCFKSVSQCKLVSKRWCSLLSDPHFIRLFLCVQRNRKKKPTGSAISIQGEEFLSRVSPSSRPLAQLFKGLVSIHGLKQEPIVVGAYNDLVLCCASEYSQRDYYICNPHTVQWVPLPPPPQVYSYVTVGFTCDLPFYDYKKDDQQGDIIQLNAEYKFRVVRLIDPRVDDDDDDDVVSCEIEAQIFFSETGEWREFVLSSPSAIAVGDLCRESIGVASNKMMYWLGGGGEFLIGFDPFMIDNSDNTRTHYKCFFSECGEWDSGLMDSLVTLDGRPRMCVYDSPTRTLSIWEVYEAKEGDQTVMIHGGAGSLCVRRYKSVYLGDEEMVVISPNINHIRAVVFDPNNEDLVYLVIDSTRDWNKKDVIRCNTRTREMSKVLFAPVSICASVVADTSPSTTTTWRAQAKPLNLI
- the LOC103406692 gene encoding uncharacterized protein isoform X2, producing the protein MRDLNGTIATDGVCSRTTQLSPRAVPAYANILPPIRLKRTSSILRDNNIDHLPESLLVEILCRLPCFKSVSQCKLVSKRWCSLLSDPHFIRLFLCVQRNRKKKPTGSAISIQGEEFLSRVSPSSRPLAQLFKGLVSIHGLKQEPIVVGAYNDLVLCCASEYSQRDYYICNPHTVQWVPLPPPPQVYSYVTVGFTCDLPFYDYKKDDQQGDIIQLNAEYKFRVVRLIDPRVDDDDDDDVVSCEIEAQIFFSETGEWREFVLSSPSAIAVGDLCRESIGVASNKMMYWLGGGGEFLIGFDPFMIDNSDNTRTHYKCFFSECGEWDSGLMDSLVTLDGRPRMCVYDSPTRTLSIWEVYEAKEGDQTVMIHGGAGSLCVRRYKSVYLGDEEMVVISPNINHIRAVVFDPNNEDLVYLVIDSTRDWNKKDVIRCNTRTREMSKVLFAPVSICASVVADTSPSTTTTWRAQAKPLNLIWQLETQMSRCLGSEINKRSCLFPLILFTSTEVQNQRFPELMLHALSVESP
- the LOC103406692 gene encoding uncharacterized protein isoform X1 codes for the protein MRDLNGTIATDGVCSRTTQLSPRAVPAYANILPPIRLKRTSSILRDNNIDHLPESLLVEILCRLPCFKSVSQCKLVSKRWCSLLSDPHFIRLFLCVQRNRKKKPTGSAISIQGEEFLSRVSPSSRPLAQLFKGLVSIHGLKQEPIVVGAYNDLVLCCASEYSQRDYYICNPHTVQWVPLPPPPQVYSYVTVGFTCDLPFYDYKKDDQQGDIIQLNAEYKFRVVRLIDPRVDDDDDDDVVSCEIEAQIFFSETGEWREFVLSSPSAIAVGDLCRESIGVASNKMMYWLGGGGEFLIGFDPFMIDNSDNTRTHYKCFFSECGEWDSGLMDSLVTLDGRPRMCVYDSPTRTLSIWEVYEAKEGDQTVMIHGGAGSLCVRRYKSVYLGDEEMVVISPNINHIRAVVFDPNNEDLVYLVIDSTRDWNKKDVIRCNTRTREMSKVLFAPVSICASVVADTSPSTTTTWRAQAKPLNLIWQLETQMSRCLGSEINKRSCLFPLILFTSTEVQNQRFPELMLHALSGKDYIHLSVVCRYKKPRFLAFIFSGAISPVYFIFSAYY